Proteins found in one Elephas maximus indicus isolate mEleMax1 chromosome 11, mEleMax1 primary haplotype, whole genome shotgun sequence genomic segment:
- the LOC126086330 gene encoding zinc finger protein 664-like, giving the protein MHTGKKSFRCGTCGKDISRSSNLSIHQRIHTGDKPFRCCDCGKDFSHRAALQIHESVHIGRKPHACEACDHGFTSRSMLAQHQQDHAGIEAYVCDTCGRGFSQRANVCLQQCVHTGERLFGCEACGKCFSWRKDLGIHQKVHMGFWEGLQASLGPEEEPEGAHRGETLSMCCVWERVQSGSSPADSPEGAR; this is encoded by the coding sequence ATGCACACAGGCAAGAAGTCCTTCAGGTGTGGCACGTGTGGAAAGGACATCAGCCGTAGCTCCAACCTCTCTATCCACCAGCGCATCCACACAGGCGATAAGCCCTTCAGGTGTTGTGACTGTGGCAAGGATTTCAGCCACAGGGCAGCCCTACAGATCCACGAGAGTGTCCACATAGGAAGAAAGCCTCATGCCTGTGAGGCCTGTGACCACGGCTTCACCTCACGTTCCATGCTAGCACAACACCAGCAGGACCACGCAGGGATCGAGGCCTACGTGTGTGACACATGCGGCCGAGGCTTCAGCCAGAGAGCCAACGTCTGCCTGCAACAGTGTGTCCACACTGGGGAGAGGCTGTTCGGGTGCGAGGCCTGTGGGAAGTGCTTCAGCTGGAGGAAGGACCTGGGCATCCATCAGAAGGTCCACATGGGCTTCTGGGAGGGACTTCAGGCATCACTCGGCCCTGAAGAGGAACCAGAGGGTGCACACAGGGGAGAAACCCTATCCATGTGCTGCGTGTGGGAAAGGGTTCAGTCAGGGAGCTCACCTGCAGACTCACCAGAGGGTGCGCGGTAG